One region of Dokdonia sp. 4H-3-7-5 genomic DNA includes:
- the topA gene encoding type I DNA topoisomerase: protein MAKNLVIVESPAKAKTIEKFLGSDYKVESSFGHIADLPSKELGVDVDGDFTPKYKVSDDKKKVVKNLKSLAAKADMVWLASDEDREGEAIAWHLEQELGLTPDRTKRIVFHEITKTAILRAIDNPRQIDYDLVNAQQARRVLDRLVGYELSPVLWRKVKGGLSAGRVQSVSVRLIVEREREVLNFEPQASYRVDAEFTTEDGKSFRAKLPKNITTKKKAQEFLEKNLKATFKVDALTKKPAKKSPAPPFTTSTLQQEASRKLYFSVSKTMNMAQRLYEAGHITYMRTDSVNLSKDAKAGAQAEILAAYGKEFHKERNYKGKSKGAQEAHEAIRPTDFSKHSVNMDRDQMRLYELIWKRAIASQMSEAQLERTNVQIASSAGTDNFTANGEILKFEGFLKVYLEGHDDEDEEETGLLPDLKTGETLLNSYITATERFTRPPYRYTEASLVKKLEELGIGRPSTYAPTITTIQNRKYVEKGTVDGKERSYDVLSLENNEIKDRTLTEMVGSDKGKLVPTDVGMVVNDFLVQHFENILDYNFTAKVEADFDDIAEGKQEWTKMMKDFYTDFHPHVKDVEKNAEREVGERILGKDPESGKPVSVRLGKFGPMVQIGSVEDEEKPRFASLGPDQTLANLTYEQAMDLFKLPKVLGTFEEEEVSVNNGRFGPYVKFGATFVSLPKGRDPMDVDLDEAIVYIKEKQKADAPIYTYEDLPVQKGTGRFGPFIKWNGMFINVNKKYDFDNLSDDDIVELIEVKKQKEIDKVLQDFPEEGIRVEKARWGRSNIIKGKTKIELSKDIDAAALTLDEIKAYIEKKAPKKKAAAKKKAPAKKKAPAKKKAPVKKKTTAKKK from the coding sequence ATGGCAAAGAATCTCGTCATTGTGGAGTCACCTGCAAAGGCTAAAACAATAGAAAAATTTCTAGGCTCTGACTATAAAGTTGAGAGTAGTTTTGGACACATAGCAGACCTTCCCTCTAAAGAGTTAGGTGTTGATGTAGATGGAGATTTTACTCCTAAATATAAAGTCTCTGACGATAAGAAAAAGGTAGTAAAAAATCTAAAATCACTAGCCGCAAAAGCCGATATGGTTTGGCTAGCAAGTGATGAGGATCGCGAGGGTGAGGCCATTGCATGGCACCTCGAGCAAGAGCTCGGCTTAACACCAGACCGTACTAAGCGTATTGTTTTTCATGAGATTACTAAAACTGCAATCTTAAGAGCAATCGATAATCCGCGCCAGATTGATTATGATCTTGTAAATGCGCAACAAGCGCGTAGAGTTTTAGATAGACTCGTAGGTTACGAACTTTCGCCAGTGTTATGGAGAAAGGTAAAAGGAGGGCTTTCGGCAGGGCGAGTGCAATCTGTTTCTGTGAGACTTATTGTAGAGCGTGAGCGCGAGGTGTTAAACTTTGAGCCACAAGCATCATACAGAGTAGATGCAGAGTTTACTACAGAAGATGGAAAATCTTTTAGGGCAAAACTTCCTAAAAACATTACTACTAAGAAAAAAGCACAAGAATTTCTTGAGAAAAACTTGAAGGCTACTTTTAAAGTAGATGCGCTTACAAAAAAGCCCGCCAAAAAATCACCAGCACCACCATTTACAACTTCTACACTACAACAAGAAGCAAGTAGAAAGTTATACTTCTCTGTTAGTAAAACGATGAATATGGCGCAGCGTCTCTATGAGGCTGGGCACATTACCTATATGAGAACAGATAGTGTAAACCTATCTAAAGATGCAAAAGCTGGTGCGCAAGCAGAAATACTAGCTGCTTACGGTAAAGAATTTCATAAAGAACGTAACTATAAAGGGAAGTCAAAAGGAGCACAAGAAGCTCACGAAGCGATACGTCCAACAGATTTTTCTAAGCATTCAGTTAATATGGATCGCGATCAAATGCGTCTGTATGAATTAATATGGAAACGAGCTATTGCATCACAAATGAGTGAGGCGCAACTAGAGCGTACTAATGTGCAGATAGCTTCAAGCGCAGGAACAGATAACTTTACTGCAAACGGAGAGATCTTGAAATTTGAAGGATTCTTAAAGGTATACCTTGAAGGTCATGATGATGAGGATGAAGAAGAGACTGGATTACTTCCAGATCTTAAAACAGGAGAAACATTACTCAATTCTTACATTACCGCAACAGAGCGTTTTACAAGGCCACCATATAGATATACGGAAGCATCTCTAGTAAAGAAATTAGAGGAGCTTGGTATCGGTCGTCCGTCTACATATGCGCCTACTATTACTACGATACAAAATCGTAAGTATGTTGAGAAGGGTACTGTAGATGGTAAAGAGCGATCTTATGATGTGTTAAGTCTTGAGAACAACGAGATAAAAGATAGAACCTTAACAGAGATGGTAGGTTCAGACAAAGGAAAGCTAGTTCCTACAGATGTGGGAATGGTGGTAAATGATTTCTTGGTACAGCATTTTGAAAATATTCTTGATTACAACTTTACAGCAAAAGTCGAAGCAGACTTTGATGATATTGCAGAAGGTAAGCAGGAGTGGACAAAGATGATGAAAGACTTTTACACAGATTTTCATCCTCATGTAAAAGATGTAGAGAAAAATGCAGAGCGTGAAGTAGGTGAGCGTATTTTAGGTAAAGATCCAGAAAGCGGTAAACCGGTAAGTGTTCGTTTAGGGAAATTTGGACCTATGGTTCAAATAGGTTCTGTAGAAGATGAAGAGAAACCGCGTTTTGCAAGTTTAGGTCCAGATCAAACGCTGGCAAACCTGACTTATGAGCAAGCGATGGACTTGTTTAAGTTGCCTAAAGTTTTAGGGACTTTTGAGGAAGAAGAAGTATCTGTAAATAATGGTCGTTTTGGTCCTTATGTGAAGTTTGGGGCAACCTTTGTTTCATTGCCTAAAGGCCGTGACCCTATGGATGTAGATCTTGATGAAGCTATTGTGTATATTAAAGAGAAGCAAAAGGCAGATGCTCCTATTTATACCTATGAAGACCTTCCAGTTCAAAAAGGAACAGGACGTTTCGGGCCATTTATAAAATGGAACGGGATGTTTATTAATGTCAATAAGAAGTACGACTTTGATAACCTTTCTGACGATGACATCGTAGAGCTTATTGAAGTGAAGAAGCAGAAGGAAATAGATAAAGTACTTCAAGACTTCCCAGAAGAAGGTATACGTGTAGAAAAAGCAAGATGGGGTCGTTCTAATATTATTAAAGGAAAGACTAAAATTGAGCTAAGTAAGGATATAGACGCAGCAGCGTTAACCTTAGATGAAATCAAGGCCTACATAGAGAAAAAAGCACCTAAGAAAAAAGCAGCAGCAAAAAAGAAAGCTCCGGCCAAAAAGAAAGCTCCAGCAAAGAAAAAGGCGCCTGTAAAGAAGAAAACGACTGCAAAAAAGAAGTAA
- a CDS encoding formimidoylglutamase produces the protein MAFEVLSPIPEIALAHIQLQHHQSLGNNIRLHSEELGMPDLEGVQVAIICLRENRRDQNNLGESLSFTELRTTFYELFPGNWHTTIADLGDIHGGESVDDTYFAIRTVNEALFKKGIVPMYIGGSQDLVYPIYRSYDKLDQMVNVVNVDSRFDLGDASQPIHNKSYVGKIIVEKPYNLFNYSNIGYQTYFNPQEEIDLMDKLYFDSYRLGNVSAMMSIVEPVMRDADLVAIDLNAVRSSELSTRYNKMPNGFDGKEICTIARYAGISDKVTSFGVFEYKNDAHEEKAAMLVAQMMWYFIEGVNFRASENMDIEKGNFLTYQVPIEDEVLTFYKSEKTARWWIEIPFIMGLNNKLKRHTLLPCTYQDYLDACNQNIPERWFKARKKNEI, from the coding sequence ATGGCCTTTGAGGTGCTAAGCCCTATACCAGAAATTGCGCTTGCGCATATACAATTACAACATCATCAATCACTAGGTAATAACATTAGATTACACAGTGAGGAATTGGGAATGCCAGATCTAGAGGGTGTGCAAGTTGCTATTATTTGCTTGCGCGAAAACAGGCGTGATCAAAATAACCTCGGAGAATCATTATCATTTACAGAACTTAGGACCACTTTTTACGAACTTTTCCCTGGTAACTGGCACACAACAATTGCCGATTTGGGTGACATTCATGGAGGAGAAAGTGTAGATGACACCTATTTTGCCATCAGAACTGTTAACGAAGCTCTTTTTAAGAAGGGAATTGTACCTATGTATATAGGAGGAAGTCAAGATTTGGTGTATCCTATTTACAGATCGTATGATAAATTGGATCAAATGGTAAATGTGGTGAATGTAGATAGTCGTTTTGACTTAGGAGATGCGAGCCAGCCTATCCATAATAAATCGTACGTAGGGAAGATTATTGTTGAAAAACCATACAACCTTTTCAACTACTCAAATATAGGGTATCAAACTTATTTTAATCCTCAGGAGGAAATAGATTTGATGGATAAGTTATACTTTGATAGTTACCGATTAGGAAATGTTTCGGCTATGATGAGTATTGTGGAGCCTGTAATGAGAGATGCAGATCTTGTTGCAATAGACTTAAATGCTGTGCGCAGTAGTGAGCTAAGTACTAGGTATAATAAAATGCCTAATGGGTTTGATGGAAAGGAGATATGTACTATTGCTCGATATGCAGGTATAAGTGACAAGGTAACTTCTTTTGGAGTTTTTGAATATAAGAATGATGCTCATGAGGAAAAAGCAGCGATGCTCGTTGCTCAAATGATGTGGTACTTTATTGAGGGGGTAAATTTTCGCGCAAGCGAAAACATGGATATTGAGAAAGGAAATTTTCTTACGTATCAAGTTCCAATTGAAGATGAAGTGTTAACATTTTACAAAAGTGAAAAAACAGCCAGATGGTGGATCGAGATTCCATTTATTATGGGCTTGAATAATAAATTAAAAAGGCACACGTTATTACCTTGCACGTACCAAGATTATCTGGATGCTTGTAATCAAAATATCCCTGAACGTTGGTTCAAAGCAAGGAAGAAAAACGAAATTTGA
- the gldK gene encoding gliding motility lipoprotein GldK: MKKYIAFIAIVALLSSCGKGDRGELVGAKGKRWNPEKPYGMTLVSGGAYIMGKSDDDFAAVNDAPTKTVTVRSFYMDETEITNSEYRQFVEWVQDSTIRTKLAILADELGETPGNGGIGEFAFSDADPDNMTPYEQYMYDNYFGLGETGFEGRKLNKDVELFTDTAEYPDEYYAEVMDTMYIPMEEAYNGQRTIDVDKLDFRYTYLDIQEAAKKNGGRRKDHIKTEIVNIYPDTTVWIKDFAYSYNEPMHNDYFWHDAYGEYPVVGVTWMQAKAFCEWRTMYKNAHQKSKKRQFVNRFRLPGEAEWEYAARGGLESGDYPWGGPYAKNDRGCFLANFKPLRGDYGADQALYTVEADAYEPNDYNLYNMAGNVSEWVASSYDPASYEYMSTINPNVNDKDNRRKVIRGGSWKDVAYFLQVSSRDYEYQDSARSYIGFRTVQDFMGVDEKINLRKPKK, from the coding sequence ATGAAAAAGTATATTGCATTTATTGCGATAGTAGCTTTGCTGTCTAGTTGTGGCAAAGGCGATCGAGGGGAACTCGTCGGTGCCAAAGGCAAGCGATGGAACCCTGAAAAACCTTATGGAATGACCCTCGTTTCTGGAGGTGCTTACATAATGGGTAAGAGTGATGATGACTTTGCTGCCGTAAATGACGCTCCTACTAAAACGGTGACTGTGCGCTCTTTCTACATGGACGAAACAGAAATCACTAACTCAGAATATAGACAGTTTGTAGAGTGGGTTCAAGATTCTACTATACGTACGAAACTTGCAATCTTAGCTGATGAGCTTGGAGAGACTCCTGGTAATGGTGGTATAGGCGAGTTTGCATTTAGCGATGCAGATCCTGATAACATGACCCCTTACGAGCAATACATGTATGATAACTATTTCGGACTAGGTGAGACTGGCTTTGAAGGAAGGAAGTTAAATAAGGACGTAGAGCTTTTTACGGATACTGCAGAATACCCAGATGAGTATTATGCTGAGGTTATGGATACAATGTATATTCCAATGGAAGAAGCTTATAATGGGCAGCGCACTATCGATGTAGATAAGTTAGATTTCCGTTATACGTACCTTGATATTCAAGAAGCAGCAAAGAAAAACGGCGGTCGTCGTAAAGATCATATCAAAACAGAAATTGTAAATATTTATCCAGACACAACGGTGTGGATTAAAGATTTTGCGTACTCATACAATGAACCTATGCATAATGACTATTTCTGGCATGATGCATACGGAGAGTATCCAGTTGTTGGAGTTACATGGATGCAAGCAAAAGCTTTTTGTGAGTGGAGAACGATGTACAAGAACGCTCATCAAAAATCTAAGAAGAGACAATTTGTAAACCGTTTTAGACTTCCTGGTGAAGCAGAGTGGGAGTATGCCGCTCGTGGCGGACTAGAAAGTGGTGATTACCCTTGGGGTGGTCCATATGCAAAGAATGATAGAGGTTGCTTCCTTGCAAACTTTAAACCTTTAAGAGGGGATTATGGCGCAGATCAAGCGTTGTATACAGTAGAAGCAGATGCTTACGAACCTAATGATTACAACCTGTACAATATGGCAGGAAATGTATCAGAGTGGGTAGCTTCTTCTTACGATCCAGCTTCTTATGAATATATGTCTACCATTAACCCTAACGTAAATGACAAAGACAATCGTCGCAAAGTGATACGTGGTGGTTCATGGAAAGACGTTGCTTACTTCCTACAGGTAAGCTCACGTGACTATGAGTATCAAGACTCTGCTCGTAGTTATATCGGTTTTAGAACCGTGCAGGACTTTATGGGTGTTGATGAGAAAATCAACCTTAGAAAGCCGAAGAAATAA
- the gldL gene encoding gliding motility protein GldL — protein sequence MAKSKTGKKLMNMVYGLGAAVVIIGALFKIMHWPFGNEMLIVGLITEAVVFAISAFEPVDNELDWALVYPELAGGASGSKKKAVAPVEAEAQLSKKLDNMLKEAKIDSELMTSLGTSIRSFEGAAKGIAPTADAMTSTKKYSEEMALAAAQMESLNSLYKVQVESSSRQAEINEQVTQNAGKLKDQMESLATNLSSLNGVYGGMLSAMNKN from the coding sequence ATGGCTAAATCAAAAACTGGAAAGAAATTAATGAATATGGTCTACGGACTAGGAGCAGCAGTAGTAATTATTGGTGCTTTATTCAAAATAATGCACTGGCCTTTCGGTAACGAGATGCTTATTGTTGGTCTAATTACGGAGGCGGTAGTATTTGCTATTTCTGCATTTGAACCTGTGGATAATGAGCTTGATTGGGCATTAGTGTACCCAGAACTTGCAGGTGGTGCAAGTGGATCAAAGAAAAAAGCAGTAGCTCCTGTTGAAGCAGAAGCTCAATTATCTAAAAAATTAGATAACATGCTTAAAGAAGCAAAAATTGATTCTGAGCTTATGACAAGCCTAGGGACAAGTATCCGTAGCTTTGAGGGGGCAGCAAAAGGAATTGCACCTACGGCAGATGCTATGACATCTACTAAAAAATATTCTGAAGAGATGGCACTTGCTGCAGCTCAAATGGAGTCTTTAAATAGCCTTTACAAAGTACAGGTAGAGTCTTCTAGCCGTCAAGCAGAAATCAACGAGCAAGTAACTCAAAATGCCGGAAAGCTTAAAGATCAAATGGAGAGTCTTGCAACAAACCTTTCTTCTTTAAACGGAGTATATGGTGGAATGCTTTCTGCAATGAACAAAAACTAA